The Candidatus Schekmanbacteria bacterium genome includes a region encoding these proteins:
- a CDS encoding aminotransferase class V-fold PLP-dependent enzyme: protein MIYLDNAATSHPKPPSVVKAVNDALLKYGGNPGRGTNSMALQAYRKVFQVREKIADFFGIDDSSRIIFTSNATEALNLAIKGMGIETGEVITSPMEHNSVIRPLALLKRQGVEVKKVKASERGEIDPDDVKKIITKKTRLAVFTHSSNVLGTIVPINEIGKICREYGVVFLVDAAQSAGHIPIDVKSSSIDLLAASGHKGLFGMQGTGFLYISPDVSLIPLKEGGTGSFSESENQPDELPDKFESGTLNTPGIVSLGAGIDYIKKKGGIEAIAEKEKNLINKLIDGIKDIDRIELYGLIGKENRLGVLSLNIKNRDPMKVSEILDKKFGIITRAGIHCAPDAHRLAGTFPNGTVRLSPGIFNSEKDIDKTIKVLHILARKSVFF, encoded by the coding sequence ATAATTTATCTTGATAATGCCGCAACATCTCACCCAAAGCCGCCTTCCGTTGTAAAGGCAGTAAATGATGCACTTTTGAAATATGGCGGTAATCCAGGAAGAGGAACAAATAGTATGGCATTGCAGGCATACAGAAAGGTATTTCAAGTACGAGAAAAGATTGCAGATTTTTTTGGAATTGATGACAGCAGTAGAATAATATTTACTTCCAATGCCACTGAAGCACTGAATCTTGCAATAAAAGGAATGGGAATAGAAACAGGTGAAGTCATAACATCTCCGATGGAGCACAATTCTGTAATCAGACCCCTTGCTCTTTTAAAAAGACAGGGTGTTGAAGTAAAGAAAGTAAAGGCATCTGAGAGGGGAGAAATTGACCCTGACGATGTTAAGAAGATTATTACAAAGAAAACAAGACTTGCTGTCTTTACGCATTCATCGAATGTTTTGGGCACAATTGTGCCAATAAATGAGATAGGAAAGATTTGCAGAGAGTATGGTGTTGTATTCCTTGTTGATGCCGCACAAAGTGCTGGGCATATACCTATTGATGTAAAGTCATCATCAATAGATCTTCTTGCCGCATCAGGTCATAAGGGGCTTTTTGGAATGCAGGGGACAGGTTTCTTGTATATTTCTCCTGATGTGTCACTTATTCCGCTTAAAGAAGGAGGTACCGGAAGTTTTTCGGAAAGTGAAAATCAGCCTGATGAATTACCTGACAAGTTTGAGAGTGGTACGCTCAATACTCCGGGGATAGTATCTCTCGGGGCGGGGATAGATTATATAAAGAAGAAGGGTGGGATAGAGGCGATAGCGGAGAAGGAGAAGAATCTGATAAATAAACTTATAGATGGAATAAAGGATATAGATAGGATCGAACTTTACGGGCTTATTGGCAAAGAAAATAGATTAGGAGTCTTATCGCTAAATATAAAAAATAGAGATCCTATGAAGGTTTCTGAAATACTTGATAAGAAGTTTGGGATAATAACAAGGGCTGGAATTCATTGTGCTCCTGATGCCCATAGATTGGCAGGTACTTTCCCCAACGGCACGGTGAGATTGAGTCCCGGCATTTTCAATAGTGAAAAAGATATTGATAAAACAATTAAAGTTTTGCATATATTGGCTCGAAAAAGCGTTTTTTTTTAA
- a CDS encoding DUF3373 family protein, whose protein sequence is MKKILAVLVGVLILCFLPLSHAKADTRSDVENRLDQIEKELAALKKEVSSQKEAWEKNIGFLKSIRLGGEIRTRWEILDAFDLDRNNTDDFFLIRTRFSIEATPVENLRIFIQAQDARVGGDERDVRGGMRGDLQYVRFQSFHDDNNLDLKQGYFDIANLGGLPVTLRIGRQVLSYGDERLVGANDWDNFGRSFDAVKLIIEPAEGVQVDAWYAKVVEELKDDRLDEDDDVDFYGLYMTTSNFEDVGLKTMDLYGLVLRDSGLDNTMKPGTLMLPAGLVRDLDAKDSATIWTVGTRLVGVLPMLETLDYNVETAVQMGSIGADTHHAWAIHGEVGMSFPDIMMAPRIGAFFAHASGDSSPSSGSSNTFLNLFPENHDKYGRIDFMNWQNMYDVGGNITIKPIEGLTAIIEYHNLRLAEENDAWYGSPRPDLYFMSGKRVNIDGENGVGDEVDLTLQYDYNEYVSFEGGYSLFIHGDLIRRGLDKGGFRTSTNESNWGYLQAKVHF, encoded by the coding sequence ATGAAGAAAATTTTAGCGGTTTTGGTTGGAGTTCTGATTCTTTGTTTTCTCCCTCTTTCCCATGCAAAAGCTGATACCCGCTCAGATGTAGAGAATCGGCTTGACCAGATTGAAAAAGAATTGGCTGCTTTGAAGAAAGAAGTCAGCTCACAGAAAGAAGCATGGGAAAAGAACATTGGCTTCTTGAAAAGCATCAGGTTGGGTGGAGAAATCAGAACAAGATGGGAAATCCTCGATGCCTTTGATTTGGACAGAAACAACACAGATGATTTCTTCTTGATCAGAACAAGATTTTCCATTGAAGCCACCCCTGTTGAAAATTTAAGAATTTTCATTCAGGCACAGGATGCAAGAGTTGGCGGTGATGAAAGAGATGTAAGAGGGGGAATGAGAGGCGATCTTCAGTATGTAAGATTTCAGTCCTTTCACGATGACAATAACCTCGATCTGAAACAGGGATATTTTGATATTGCAAACCTCGGTGGGTTGCCTGTCACCTTGAGAATAGGTCGTCAGGTTCTTTCATATGGTGATGAAAGATTAGTTGGCGCAAATGACTGGGACAACTTTGGAAGAAGTTTTGACGCTGTAAAACTCATCATTGAACCAGCAGAAGGCGTTCAAGTAGATGCATGGTATGCAAAGGTTGTTGAAGAATTGAAGGATGATCGTCTAGATGAAGACGATGATGTTGATTTCTATGGATTGTATATGACCACATCGAATTTTGAGGATGTTGGTCTTAAAACTATGGATCTCTATGGTTTGGTATTAAGGGACAGCGGTCTTGACAACACAATGAAACCTGGAACACTTATGCTCCCCGCTGGACTCGTTAGGGATCTTGATGCAAAGGACAGCGCAACAATCTGGACAGTAGGAACCAGATTGGTTGGTGTATTGCCGATGTTGGAGACATTGGATTACAATGTTGAAACAGCAGTGCAGATGGGTTCAATCGGAGCAGACACCCATCATGCTTGGGCGATTCATGGCGAAGTTGGAATGAGCTTCCCTGATATTATGATGGCACCAAGAATTGGCGCCTTTTTTGCTCATGCGTCAGGTGATTCTTCTCCATCAAGCGGTTCTTCAAATACATTTCTCAATCTCTTTCCTGAAAACCATGATAAGTATGGAAGAATCGATTTTATGAATTGGCAGAATATGTATGATGTCGGCGGCAATATCACTATTAAGCCAATTGAAGGCCTTACCGCCATTATCGAGTATCACAACCTCCGCCTTGCGGAAGAGAATGATGCTTGGTATGGTTCACCAAGACCAGACCTCTATTTTATGTCAGGTAAGAGAGTCAATATAGATGGTGAGAATGGCGTTGGCGATGAAGTTGATCTAACCTTACAATATGATTACAATGAATATGTTTCATTCGAAGGTGGTTATTCACTCTTCATCCATGGCGACCTTATCAGAAGAGGCTTGGATAAAGGTGGATTCAGAACCAGCACCAACGAATCAAACTGGGGTTATCTCCAAGCAAAAGTTCACTTCTAA
- a CDS encoding amidohydrolase, translated as MKKKSKIVPKTKRPIFDCHIHIHFDFQRSQEYAKKIGINFSPEGLINDMKKYNVVKALIMSTFSNRFTLEFAEKYSPHFLCAATLNPLAFDKKDFEFVKANLANKSFSAIKLYPGYVKFYPYEKKCERIYKLAMKYDVPVIFHSGDPAFESAPVKYCHPIHLDDTACKFPDLKIVISHLGFPWFADTMEVVLKNPNVYTDISGLFSGEKSPYKEKMKEELRREIEKIIYFGAGDKVLFGTDYSLVSYDEYINFAEKLKISKTDIDKLFYGNGERLYKF; from the coding sequence ATGAAGAAAAAATCAAAAATAGTGCCTAAAACAAAACGCCCCATCTTCGACTGCCATATTCACATACATTTTGATTTTCAGCGTTCACAAGAATATGCCAAAAAAATCGGTATAAATTTTAGTCCTGAAGGCCTGATAAATGATATGAAAAAGTACAATGTGGTAAAGGCGCTCATAATGTCCACTTTTAGCAATAGATTTACACTTGAGTTTGCAGAAAAATATTCACCGCATTTTCTTTGTGCAGCAACTCTGAATCCCCTCGCCTTTGACAAAAAAGATTTTGAATTTGTGAAGGCAAACCTCGCTAACAAATCATTCAGCGCAATCAAGCTCTATCCCGGTTATGTCAAATTTTATCCATACGAAAAAAAATGCGAGCGCATCTATAAACTTGCTATGAAATACGATGTGCCCGTCATATTCCATTCAGGCGACCCTGCATTTGAATCAGCGCCTGTAAAATACTGCCATCCAATTCACTTGGACGATACTGCCTGCAAGTTTCCAGATTTAAAAATTGTCATATCTCATCTTGGTTTTCCATGGTTTGCAGATACTATGGAAGTAGTCCTGAAAAATCCCAATGTATATACAGACATATCTGGCTTATTCTCAGGAGAAAAAAGCCCTTACAAAGAAAAGATGAAAGAGGAGTTGAGAAGGGAAATTGAAAAGATAATCTATTTCGGCGCAGGCGACAAAGTGCTATTCGGCACTGACTACTCTCTTGTATCTTATGATGAATACATAAATTTTGCAGAAAAACTTAAAATTAGTAAAACAGACATTGATAAACTTTTCTACGGCAATGGGGAAAGACTCTATAAATTTTAA